A window from Streptomyces subrutilus encodes these proteins:
- a CDS encoding ATP-binding protein, producing the protein MDRTHKQAAVPGDPGDPAAQGGPAPADPAPAAPAGGPAGTTGQQPAAGTPAEALRVVTLTAGDFSLTVNPVDGSEIEPHRPGTTTRRPAKRESAARRAREAGARPPQAPGAPAPARLLPSRREERERLVRLLGRGRSVRLTGPAGSGRTTLLDAVAAECANLAPDGVVRLSGHGHQQPGELLHALYAAVYEAPEERPDRIELLSRVRDIGAVVLVDDLELGGPALDELLRATPECAYLLAATPDTRAPSDDAHLEEVLLSGLGRDECRDLLEAGLRRAPTDQESAWAEDLRFASEGLPLRFVQAAALLRQRDELNRCDVDDDEEEPGVFEERPRDTVEVPLPTLAEGAAPAELLASRVSESARAALRIACALGGELPHHAHLPALVGDTHADLAVAELLGCGLLTPVGTRYRLAAGVARQLEDVGYGDSAAEEARTAARHYVWWTGHASLTPGRVAAEADAVLAALAGADVVAAVLLARTAAPAFAASLHWEAWERVLRSGAEAARKAGEVAEQAYFHHELGVLALCEGRLDRARAELETSIGLRGALADKRGTVAGRRALALVVDRESAGAPPSPPLRLEAPAALQGTVAPGAAASAAAAAGAGLPAAPEPLTVPLPATDRDDPARTTPFPVSGAADRTTPFGLAGLTTTAPLPDLPPTPVPGAGAPGLPGTSAASVGPGPLGGPGTPGSDAGPAASAPPVDAGAPERGDPSGFPGATATGTSARQGTPEPSGAPGASAPQSGRTAFPTVRATGVPGLSAAPGFPGPSAAPGFPGTAGLPGGSGAFPSAGAPGGTGAPGTAGAPGFGADGGPGAAFPGGPAGTGQGPGAPEPSEAVTRLTPVVPVTRRSEPSTQLAQVFEEAFPLTPKRPPAPVPAAPAPAPAAGRRRVVLLAGAGALAVVALGTVVALAMGSPDPEAPPTAPGATTPAAVVPSVAPGTSGNDPAPTPPADPAAPEPSTARTGSTTPTPGRSTSPTASKRPSSTPQKSTSPTPSSPPPSSQEPTPSPTPPESPPPTGTTPTTPATQTATAG; encoded by the coding sequence ATGGACCGGACACACAAGCAGGCGGCCGTCCCGGGGGACCCGGGCGATCCGGCGGCGCAGGGCGGTCCGGCCCCGGCCGACCCCGCACCCGCCGCTCCGGCCGGCGGTCCCGCGGGCACGACCGGGCAGCAGCCCGCGGCCGGCACCCCGGCGGAGGCCCTGCGCGTCGTCACCCTGACCGCGGGCGACTTCTCCCTCACCGTCAACCCCGTCGACGGCAGCGAGATAGAACCGCACCGCCCCGGCACCACCACCCGCCGCCCCGCCAAGCGCGAGAGCGCCGCCCGCCGGGCCCGCGAGGCGGGAGCCCGACCGCCCCAGGCACCCGGCGCGCCCGCCCCCGCGAGGCTGCTGCCCTCCCGCCGGGAGGAGCGCGAACGCCTCGTACGCCTGCTGGGCCGCGGCCGCTCCGTACGGCTGACCGGGCCCGCCGGCTCCGGCCGCACCACCCTCCTCGACGCGGTCGCCGCCGAGTGCGCGAACCTCGCGCCGGACGGCGTCGTACGCCTCAGCGGCCACGGCCACCAGCAGCCCGGCGAACTGCTCCACGCGCTCTACGCGGCCGTCTACGAGGCCCCCGAGGAACGGCCCGACCGGATCGAACTCCTCTCCCGGGTACGGGACATCGGCGCGGTCGTCCTCGTCGACGACCTGGAGCTGGGCGGCCCCGCCCTCGACGAACTGCTGCGCGCCACCCCCGAGTGCGCCTACCTGCTCGCCGCGACCCCCGACACCCGGGCCCCCTCCGACGACGCGCACCTGGAGGAGGTCCTCCTCTCCGGGCTCGGCCGGGACGAGTGCCGGGACCTGCTGGAGGCCGGCCTGCGCAGAGCGCCGACGGACCAGGAGAGCGCCTGGGCCGAAGACCTGCGCTTCGCCTCCGAGGGCCTGCCGCTGCGCTTCGTCCAGGCCGCCGCGCTGCTGCGCCAGCGCGACGAACTCAACCGCTGTGACGTGGACGACGACGAGGAGGAGCCGGGCGTCTTCGAGGAGCGCCCGCGCGACACCGTCGAAGTCCCCCTGCCGACCCTCGCCGAAGGCGCGGCCCCGGCCGAACTGCTGGCCTCCCGGGTCAGCGAGTCCGCGCGGGCCGCGCTGCGCATCGCGTGCGCGCTGGGCGGCGAACTGCCCCACCACGCCCACCTCCCCGCCCTGGTCGGTGACACCCACGCCGACCTGGCCGTCGCCGAACTGCTCGGCTGCGGACTGCTCACCCCGGTCGGCACCCGCTACCGGCTGGCCGCCGGCGTCGCCCGGCAGCTGGAGGACGTCGGCTACGGCGACAGCGCCGCCGAGGAGGCCCGTACGGCCGCCCGGCACTACGTCTGGTGGACCGGGCACGCCTCGCTGACCCCGGGGCGGGTCGCGGCCGAGGCCGACGCGGTGCTCGCGGCGCTGGCCGGCGCCGACGTGGTCGCCGCGGTGCTGCTGGCGCGCACGGCTGCCCCGGCGTTCGCGGCCTCGCTGCACTGGGAGGCCTGGGAGCGGGTGCTGCGCTCGGGCGCGGAGGCCGCGCGCAAGGCGGGGGAGGTCGCCGAGCAGGCGTACTTCCACCACGAACTCGGCGTGCTCGCGCTCTGCGAGGGCCGCCTCGACCGGGCCCGGGCCGAGCTGGAGACCTCGATCGGGCTGCGGGGCGCCCTCGCCGACAAGCGGGGCACGGTGGCCGGACGGCGCGCGCTGGCACTGGTCGTGGACCGGGAGTCGGCGGGAGCCCCGCCCTCGCCGCCGCTGCGCCTGGAGGCGCCGGCCGCCCTCCAGGGCACGGTGGCGCCAGGCGCCGCAGCCTCGGCGGCGGCCGCCGCCGGAGCGGGCCTGCCGGCCGCCCCGGAACCCCTGACGGTGCCCCTCCCCGCCACCGACCGCGACGACCCCGCCCGGACGACCCCCTTCCCGGTGTCCGGCGCGGCCGACCGCACGACCCCCTTCGGCCTGGCGGGCCTGACCACCACGGCCCCCCTCCCGGACCTCCCGCCGACCCCCGTCCCGGGAGCCGGCGCACCCGGCCTGCCCGGCACGTCGGCGGCGTCCGTCGGCCCCGGCCCGCTGGGCGGACCCGGTACGCCCGGGTCCGACGCCGGACCGGCCGCGTCCGCCCCGCCCGTGGACGCCGGCGCGCCCGAACGCGGCGACCCGTCGGGCTTCCCGGGTGCGACCGCGACCGGCACGTCCGCCCGGCAGGGCACGCCCGAACCGTCCGGCGCACCCGGCGCCTCCGCCCCGCAGAGCGGCCGCACCGCCTTCCCGACCGTCCGGGCCACCGGCGTGCCCGGCCTGTCCGCCGCCCCCGGCTTCCCCGGCCCGTCGGCCGCCCCCGGCTTCCCGGGCACGGCCGGACTGCCGGGCGGCTCCGGGGCGTTCCCGTCGGCCGGAGCGCCCGGGGGCACCGGAGCGCCCGGCACGGCCGGAGCCCCGGGCTTCGGCGCGGACGGCGGACCCGGCGCCGCCTTCCCGGGCGGGCCGGCCGGGACGGGGCAGGGGCCCGGCGCCCCGGAACCGTCCGAGGCCGTGACGCGGCTGACCCCCGTGGTGCCCGTGACGCGGCGCTCCGAGCCGTCCACGCAGCTCGCACAGGTGTTCGAGGAAGCGTTCCCGCTGACGCCGAAGCGGCCCCCCGCACCCGTACCCGCCGCGCCCGCACCGGCCCCGGCGGCCGGGCGCCGGCGCGTGGTGCTGCTCGCCGGGGCGGGGGCGCTGGCGGTGGTGGCCCTGGGCACGGTGGTGGCGCTGGCCATGGGCTCCCCGGACCCCGAGGCGCCGCCGACCGCCCCCGGGGCCACGACCCCGGCGGCCGTGGTGCCGTCCGTCGCGCCCGGAACCAGCGGGAACGATCCCGCGCCCACGCCGCCCGCCGACCCCGCCGCGCCCGAGCCGTCCACCGCGCGCACCGGGAGCACCACGCCGACCCCCGGCCGGAGCACCTCCCCGACCGCGTCGAAGCGCCCGTCGTCCACGCCGCAGAAGTCCACGTCGCCGACGCCGTCCTCGCCCCCGCCGTCGTCCCAGGAGCCGACCCCGAGCCCGACGCCCCCGGAGAGCCCCCCGCCGACGGGCACCACCCCGACGACGCCCGCGACGCAGACCGCCACCGCCGGCTAG
- a CDS encoding cob(I)yrinic acid a,c-diamide adenosyltransferase — MVNLTRIYTRTGDKGTTALGDMSRTAKTDLRISAYADANEANAALGTAIALGSLPEEVVKVLVRVQNDLFDVGADLCTPVVEDPQYPPLRVEQFYVDKLEADCDRFLEQVEKLRSFILPGGAPGAALLHQACTVVRRAERSTWAALEVHGEVMNPLTATYLNRLSDLLFILARVANKEVGDVLWVPGGER, encoded by the coding sequence ATGGTGAACCTGACGCGCATCTACACCCGGACCGGCGACAAGGGCACGACCGCCCTCGGCGACATGAGCCGGACGGCCAAGACCGACCTGCGGATCTCCGCGTACGCCGACGCCAACGAGGCCAACGCGGCGCTCGGTACGGCCATCGCGCTGGGGTCGCTCCCGGAGGAGGTCGTGAAGGTCCTGGTGCGGGTGCAGAACGACCTGTTCGACGTCGGCGCGGACCTGTGCACCCCGGTGGTGGAGGACCCGCAGTACCCGCCGCTGCGCGTGGAGCAGTTCTACGTCGACAAGCTGGAGGCGGACTGCGACCGGTTCCTCGAACAGGTCGAGAAGCTGCGCAGCTTCATCCTGCCCGGGGGCGCCCCGGGCGCGGCCCTGCTGCACCAGGCGTGCACGGTGGTCCGGCGGGCCGAGCGGTCGACGTGGGCGGCGCTGGAGGTGCACGGCGAGGTGATGAACCCGCTGACGGCCACCTACCTCAACCGCCTCTCCGACCTCCTCTTCATCCTGGCCCGGGTGGCCAACAAGGAGGTCGGGGACGTGCTGTGGGTACCGGGCGGCGAGCGCTAG
- the nucS gene encoding endonuclease NucS yields the protein MRLVIARCSVDYAGRLTAHLPSAPRLILVKADGSVSIHADDRAYKPLNWMSPPCTLKEGTGDESGVWTVVNKAGEKLIITMEEVLHDSSHELGIDPGLIKDGVEAHLQELLADRIETLGEGYTLIRREYMTAIGPVDILCRDASGATVAVEIKRRGEIDGVEQLTRYLELLNRDPHLAPVRGVFAAQEIKPQAKVLATDRGMDCVVLDYNAMRGIEDDKLRLF from the coding sequence ATGCGTCTCGTCATCGCCCGCTGCTCCGTCGACTACGCGGGCCGCCTCACCGCCCATCTGCCCTCGGCACCCCGTCTGATCCTCGTGAAGGCCGACGGCAGTGTCTCGATCCACGCGGACGACCGGGCGTACAAACCGCTCAACTGGATGTCGCCGCCGTGCACCCTCAAAGAGGGGACAGGTGACGAGTCGGGCGTGTGGACGGTCGTCAACAAGGCCGGTGAGAAGCTCATCATCACGATGGAAGAAGTCCTCCACGACTCCTCCCACGAGCTCGGCATCGACCCGGGTCTCATCAAGGACGGTGTCGAGGCGCACCTCCAGGAGCTCCTGGCGGACCGCATCGAGACGCTGGGCGAGGGCTACACCCTGATCCGGCGCGAGTACATGACCGCCATCGGCCCGGTGGACATCCTGTGCCGCGACGCGTCGGGCGCGACGGTGGCCGTGGAGATCAAGCGGCGCGGCGAGATCGACGGCGTGGAGCAGCTGACCCGCTACCTGGAGCTGCTGAACCGCGATCCGCACCTGGCCCCGGTACGGGGCGTGTTCGCGGCCCAGGAGATCAAGCCGCAGGCCAAGGTGCTGGCCACGGACCGCGGGATGGACTGCGTGGTGCTGGACTACAACGCGATGCGCGGCATCGAGGACGACAAGCTCCGCCTGTTCTGA
- a CDS encoding 3-hydroxyacyl-CoA dehydrogenase family protein — translation MAGKLAVIGAGLMGSGIAQVSAQAGWDVVLRDVTDAALTRGTDGIKASYDKFVSKGRLSAEDAEAALARITTTTDLDAAADVDIVVEAAFEKIEIKHEIFRALDKIVREDTILASNTSAIPITKIAAVTERPERVVGAHFFSPVPLMQLCELVRGYKTSDETLAATRAFAESVGKTCIVVNRDVAGFVTTRLISALVVEAAKLYESGVASAEDIDIACKLGFGHAMGPLATADLTGVDILLHATSNIYTESQDEKFAPPELMRRMVDAGDIGRKSGQGFYKH, via the coding sequence GTGGCTGGGAAGCTCGCCGTCATCGGTGCCGGACTGATGGGTTCCGGGATCGCACAGGTCTCCGCCCAGGCAGGGTGGGACGTCGTCCTGCGCGATGTCACCGACGCCGCGCTGACCCGGGGCACGGACGGGATCAAGGCCTCTTACGACAAGTTCGTCTCCAAGGGCCGGCTGTCGGCCGAGGACGCCGAGGCCGCGCTCGCACGCATCACGACGACCACCGACCTGGACGCGGCGGCCGACGTGGACATCGTCGTCGAGGCCGCCTTCGAGAAGATCGAGATCAAGCACGAGATCTTCCGCGCCCTCGACAAGATCGTCCGCGAGGACACGATCCTCGCCTCCAACACCTCCGCCATCCCGATCACCAAGATCGCGGCCGTGACGGAGCGTCCGGAGCGCGTCGTCGGCGCCCACTTCTTCTCGCCGGTCCCGCTGATGCAGCTGTGCGAGCTGGTGCGCGGCTACAAGACCAGCGACGAGACCCTCGCCGCCACCCGCGCGTTCGCCGAGTCCGTCGGCAAGACCTGCATCGTCGTCAACCGCGACGTCGCCGGCTTCGTGACGACCCGTCTGATCTCCGCGCTGGTCGTCGAGGCCGCCAAGCTGTACGAGTCGGGCGTCGCCTCCGCCGAGGACATCGACATCGCCTGCAAGCTCGGCTTCGGCCACGCGATGGGCCCGCTGGCCACCGCCGACCTCACGGGCGTCGACATCCTGCTCCACGCCACCAGCAACATCTACACCGAATCGCAGGACGAGAAGTTCGCGCCGCCGGAGCTGATGCGCCGGATGGTGGACGCCGGAGACATCGGCCGCAAGAGCGGGCAGGGCTTCTACAAGCACTGA
- a CDS encoding ATP/GTP-binding protein, with protein MSPRHNRPRGGETPDERPSTGLDRYGLERTEEYQGEEWKVRHVAGASAAGKRYRCPGCDQEIPSGTPHLVAWPEYGGVDDRRHWHKACWNAKDRRTSKVQRSRNAPRY; from the coding sequence GTGTCACCGCGCCACAACCGCCCCAGGGGCGGCGAGACTCCGGACGAACGCCCCTCCACCGGCCTCGACCGGTACGGGCTGGAGCGCACCGAGGAGTACCAGGGCGAGGAGTGGAAGGTGCGGCACGTCGCGGGCGCGAGCGCGGCGGGCAAGCGCTACCGCTGCCCCGGCTGCGACCAGGAGATCCCCTCCGGCACCCCGCACCTGGTGGCCTGGCCCGAGTACGGCGGCGTCGACGACCGGCGGCACTGGCACAAGGCCTGCTGGAACGCGAAGGACCGCCGCACTTCCAAGGTGCAGCGGTCCCGCAACGCGCCCAGGTACTAG
- a CDS encoding LLM class flavin-dependent oxidoreductase: protein MRVGAFVLAAQFPGQGAGEALHRAVRTAEVSEEAGLDSVWLAEHHFVPYGVCPSAVTLAALLLGRTRRLRVGTAVTVLPSTHPVALGEQTALLHLTSGGRFTLGVGRGGPWVDLEVFGGGLEAYESGFPADLDLLRRWLSASRVAGDGERHGFREVAVVPRPSDSLDGDAPPPEVIVACTSPASVRMAAQRGLPMLLGMHCGDEDKAAMVALWRRTAREAGYGAPYVAAAGHVSAGVCQLADRTADARETLVKNMPGWFRQGLDAHVTVDGRKRAMRDPVAYTELLCALHPVGTPALAADRLAATAERTGITRFALLAEGSGDLAATEENVRRLGAEVLPRLG from the coding sequence ATGCGCGTAGGAGCGTTTGTACTGGCGGCCCAGTTCCCGGGCCAGGGAGCGGGCGAGGCACTGCACCGGGCGGTGCGGACGGCCGAGGTGTCCGAGGAGGCGGGGCTCGACTCGGTCTGGCTGGCCGAGCACCACTTCGTCCCGTACGGGGTGTGCCCCTCGGCGGTGACCCTGGCGGCCCTGCTGCTGGGCCGGACGCGGCGGCTGCGGGTGGGGACGGCGGTGACCGTCCTGCCGAGCACGCACCCGGTCGCCCTCGGGGAGCAGACGGCGCTGCTGCACCTGACGTCGGGCGGCCGGTTCACGCTCGGAGTGGGGCGCGGCGGGCCGTGGGTGGACCTGGAGGTGTTCGGGGGCGGTCTGGAGGCGTACGAGAGCGGCTTCCCGGCCGATCTGGACCTGCTGCGGCGCTGGCTGTCCGCGTCGCGGGTGGCGGGCGACGGCGAGCGGCACGGCTTCCGCGAGGTGGCCGTCGTACCGCGGCCCTCGGACTCCCTGGACGGGGACGCGCCGCCGCCCGAGGTGATCGTGGCCTGCACCTCGCCGGCGTCGGTGCGGATGGCCGCGCAGCGGGGGCTGCCGATGCTGCTGGGCATGCACTGCGGGGACGAGGACAAGGCGGCGATGGTCGCGCTGTGGCGCCGTACGGCGCGGGAGGCCGGGTACGGGGCGCCGTACGTGGCCGCCGCGGGGCACGTCTCGGCCGGGGTGTGCCAGCTGGCGGACCGCACGGCGGACGCCCGCGAGACCCTGGTGAAGAACATGCCGGGGTGGTTCCGGCAGGGCCTGGACGCGCACGTGACGGTGGACGGCCGAAAGCGGGCCATGCGGGACCCGGTGGCGTACACGGAGCTGCTGTGCGCGCTGCACCCGGTGGGCACGCCGGCGCTGGCCGCGGACCGGCTCGCGGCCACGGCGGAGCGGACGGGCATCACGCGTTTCGCGCTCCTGGCGGAGGGCTCCGGAGATCTCGCCGCGACGGAGGAGAACGTACGGCGCCTGGGCGCCGAAGTCCTGCCCCGCCTCGGCTGA
- a CDS encoding STAS domain-containing protein has translation MHIRGDHAELAVGGRLDVRSAADARSALHTALDDGHGDLVLDLTRLDSWDATGLGVIMGAHRRAGRSGRRLVLRGVPPQMQRLLVATRLHRILAIEGGLEAETLPRV, from the coding sequence ATGCACATCAGGGGCGACCACGCCGAACTCGCTGTCGGGGGCCGCCTCGACGTGCGCAGCGCGGCGGACGCCCGTTCGGCCCTCCACACCGCCCTCGACGACGGCCACGGCGACCTCGTGCTCGACCTCACCAGGCTCGACTCCTGGGACGCCACCGGCCTCGGCGTGATCATGGGCGCGCACCGGAGGGCCGGCCGGAGCGGACGTCGCCTCGTCCTGCGGGGGGTGCCGCCGCAGATGCAGCGGCTCCTCGTCGCCACCCGGCTCCACCGCATCCTCGCGATCGAGGGCGGCCTGGAGGCCGAAACCCTGCCCCGGGTCTGA
- a CDS encoding SCO5389 family protein gives MSLDVSPALLEQAERGEVDEAAFVDCVRTSLPYAWEMISSLVAQLKVDGGQFADNQTPPPDEQARGQLLRALASDAIRGALQRHFGVRLAFQNCHRVAVFPLDASVDDRLAKFTSIRGQLLNQSPEMRDC, from the coding sequence ATGTCGCTCGACGTCTCACCGGCCCTACTCGAACAGGCCGAGCGAGGCGAGGTCGACGAAGCCGCCTTCGTCGACTGCGTCCGGACCTCCCTGCCCTACGCATGGGAGATGATCAGCTCGCTGGTGGCCCAGCTGAAGGTGGACGGCGGACAGTTCGCCGACAACCAGACGCCGCCCCCGGACGAGCAGGCACGGGGGCAGCTGTTGCGCGCCCTCGCGAGTGACGCGATACGCGGTGCCCTGCAGCGGCACTTCGGAGTGCGCCTGGCTTTCCAGAACTGCCACCGGGTAGCGGTGTTCCCGCTGGACGCCTCGGTGGACGACCGGCTGGCCAAGTTCACTTCGATCCGCGGCCAGCTGCTCAACCAGTCGCCGGAAATGCGGGACTGCTAG